One region of Etheostoma cragini isolate CJK2018 chromosome 16, CSU_Ecrag_1.0, whole genome shotgun sequence genomic DNA includes:
- the wu:fi75a02 gene encoding proline-rich protein 14 → MGLPKVKRLKKKEFSLEEIYTNKNYKYPSTNRSLETIFEEPREKDGALLLIGQQRRRRLLLFPDFTQPRKRKRAGLPVAMAPRKRAAARRHGSGDGEDVSADVMLLQRLSALEDFLTRQGLDL, encoded by the exons ATGGGACTACCAAAGGTCAAAAG gTTAAAGAAGAAGGAGTTCAGTCTGGAGGAGATTTACACCAACAAGAACTACAAGTACCCCTCCACCAACAG GAGTCTGGAGACGATCTTTGAGGAGCCGCGGGAGAAGGATGGAGCGCTGCTCCTGATTGGCCAGCAGCGTCGGCGCaggctcctcctcttccccgaCTTCACTCAGCCACGGAAGAGGAAGAGGGCGGGGCTTCCTGTCGCCATGGCGCCCAGGAAGCGCGCAGCGGCGCGTCGCCACGGCAGCGGAGACGGCGAGGACGTCAGCGCCGACGTGATGCTGCTGCAGCGACTCAGCGCGCTGGAGGACTTCCTGACTCGGCAGGGCCTGGACctgtga
- the LOC117959789 gene encoding YTH domain-containing protein 1-like, which produces MKNLDHTRQVPDTGLEKLKARCDVQGVWSTLPVNEKKLNAAFRSARSVVLVFSVRESGKFQGFARLASESQHGGSPIHWVLPAGMNAKMLGGVFKIDWLCRRDLPFTKTAHLSNPWNEHKPVKIGRDGQEIQPDIGGQLCALFPLDESVDIHQVARRVRHKRRTPSEPRPRGRPPQREPGRRRPEEYDLHGRKRPRADGAPDFNQRAGFIQDLRNQPVDRRFSGVRRDVFLNGSYNDYMRDYHHSVGPPAPWQTLAAYPGVEQPPPHHPPYYHHSHPPPPPHQAYHHHHHHPPLPPHEAPPPRFRDKQRAPPHRAFASSPHDYDMRVDDFLRRTQAVVSSRRERERQRERERGGPRRERERERGRERERERDRDKERGRYRR; this is translated from the exons ATGAAGAACCTGGACCACACCAGGCAGGTTCCAGATACTGGTCTGGAGAAGCTTAAAGCCAGA TGTGATGTTCAGGGTGTGTGGTCGACGCTTCCCGTCAACGAGAAGAAGCTGAACGCAGCTTTCCGCTCGGCGCGCAGCGTCGTCCTCGTCTTCTCTGTGAGGGAGAGCGGAAAGTTCCAAG GCTTCGCCCGGTTGGCGTCCGAGTCTCAGCACGGCGGCTCTCCCATCCACTGGGTGCTCCCTGCCGGCATGAACGCCAAGATGCTGGGCGGCGTCTTTAAGATCGACTGGCTCTGCAG GAGAGACCTCCCCTTCACCAAGACCGCTCACCTATCCAACCCCTGGAACGAGCACAAGCCCGTCAAGATCGGACGAGAcggacag GAGATCCAGCCGGACATCGGCGGCCAGCTCTGTGCCCTCTTCCCATTGGACGAGAGCGTGGACATCCACCAGGTGGCTCGCCGAGTTCGTCACAAGCGCCGGACGCCGTCGGAGCCGCGGCCCCGTGGCCGCCCGCCACAGCGTGAGCCGGGAAG GCGTCGTCCTGAAGAGTACGACCTCCACGGCAGGAAGCGGCCGCGGGCCGACGGGGCACCAGACTTCAACCAGAGAGCAG GCTTCATCCAGGACCTTCGGAACCAGCCGGTGGACAG acgATTCTCCGGCGTGAGACGAGATGTTTTTCTCAACGGG TCGTATAACGACTACATGCGGGACTACCACCACAGCGTCGGCCCCCCCGCCCCTTGGCAGACTCTG gcAGCGTACCCGGGTGTGGAGCAGcctcccccccaccaccccccctACTACCACCACAGCCACCCTCCGCCCCCCCCACACCAGgcctaccaccaccaccaccaccaccccccgCTGCCGCCACACGAGGCTCCGCCCCCTCGCTTCAGAGACAAGCAGCGGGCACCGCCCCACCGCGCCTTCGCCTCCAGCCCC CACGACTACGACATGCGCGTGGACGACTTCCTGCGGCGGACGCAGGCCGTGGTGAGCAGCCGGCGGGAGCGCGAGCGGCAGCGTGAGCGCGAGCGAGGCGGGCCGCgccgcgagagagagagggagcgagggagagagagagagagagagcgagaccgGGACAAGGAGCGGGGCCGCTACCGCCGCTGA
- the LOC117959790 gene encoding YTH domain-containing protein 1-like codes for MAADRREEKDGELNVLEDILTEAPDQDDELYNPETERAISDKKGTKRKSERSDSRDLKRLRPSRSSSNKRGPPLSSTSKKVACSPRTRHAASYRHEYYEERKGRRGAREVTRSRAGEDAHRRDAQRGLEALSQIF; via the exons ATGGCGGCCGACCGGCGCGAGGAGAAAG ACGGAGAGTTGAATGTTCTGGAAGATATTCTGACTGAAGCTCCGGATCAGGATGACGAGCTCTACAACCCAGAGACCGAACGGGCCATCAGCGACAAGAAAG GAACCAAGAGGAAGAGCGAGCGCTCTGACAGCCGTGATCTGAAGAGGCTCCGCCCCTCTCGCTCCTCCTCCAATAAGAGAGGCCCACCCCTCTCCTCCACTTCTAAGAAGGTGGCGTGCAGCCCGCGCACCCGCCACGCCGCCAGCTACCGCCACGAGTACTATGAGGAGCGAAAGGGGCGGCGAGGGGCCCGAGAGGTGACCAGGAGCCGGGCGGGAGAGGACGCCCACCGCAGAGACGCCCAGAGAGGCCTGGAGGCTCTGAGCCAG attttttga